The Geobacter metallireducens GS-15 region TCCCCCGCACGGCCACGGGTTTTCCGTCGAGGCTCCCCCTCTGCTCGTAGGTCTCGGCGATAGTGTGGGCGTTGGGGCTGGCAGCTTTCTCAACCTTCACCTGTTCGGCCGGGGCTACCACGACCCCCTTGCTCCCCGGAGAGCTCTTACCCGCCGTGCTTTCCACAGCCGATGCGAGACCCTCTGAGAAATAGATGCTCTCGAAGGTGCGCTTGAGGGCTTTACTGGCGAAGTTCTTCATCTCCATCCCCGGCTTGAGGGTAATCTCTCGGCCCACCTCCACGGGGGTTTCGGGGATGGCCGCCCACGTCTTCTTCCCGTCCCGCTCCAGGAGAAGGTAGGTGTACCCGCCGCTCGCCATGGTTTCCGCAACCTTCCCCGCCAGGGGAACGCCTGCCGGGGCGGTGGCCCCTCCCATGGAGGACGCGCCGGGACCGAAGGCGTGGGCACCGAGGGGGAGCGAAAGGGCAAGCGCGAGGGCTGAGATGCTGAGTGCTTTGTTCATCAATGGACTCCTTCAATAATGAGTAATCGATCCCTTCACCGGAGGGGAAGGGATCAGTGGATTTCAGACTACCCGCTTCAGAAAAAAGAGACAACCCCCTTCTTCAGGGGGCGCCTTTTTCCGTCACGTCATCAGGATCTTGTTTTTCAGGATGAGAACCTCGAAGGCAAGGACCCCCTTGCGGGCAACGACCTGGAGGCTCTCCTGCCTGGCGCCGAGGAGCTCCACCCCACCCACGGCGCAGAGGATGGCCACCACCCGCTTGTTCATAACCAGGGGTACGAGGATCATCCCCTCGGGCTTGTCCCCCCCCAGGGCCTTCAGCAGCCTGAGGTTTGCGGGAGTACCGGCCACGGGACCATGGTAGAGGACCCGGGCCTTGGTCACCGACAGCATTACTGACGGCTCGTCGAGGCCGATTCTCAGTTCGTCGAACCGGGGGACCGGGTTTCCCCCATCGAGGGCCATCCACCCCGCCACGGCATCCCGGGTGACGAGGAGGAGCGCTGCCCGGCCGAACTCCTGACCCACGTAGTTCAGGATGGCCCGCGCCACCGCATCCCGGTCAGGGGCATCGACCAGCTCGCGGGAGAGGGTGTCGATGGTGTGCCGCTTGGCGGCTTCGATCCGGGTAGCGTCGTACCCCCCCTCTCCCCACGGAAAAAATTCCTCCCCCTCCGCGGGGAGCGTCGAAAAGTCGACCACCTCGCGCGGAGCGGCGATGGCCGCGTCAGCGGGTTTCGGCTGGTAGCTGCAGACCCTTCTCCCCCCCAATCCCTTCGACACCGGCAGATACCGCAACTCCCGCTTGATGCCGTAGTACTTTTCGAGGGCCATCAGGAGCCTGATCTCCGGGGCCACCAGCGGCACGATGACATGGCCGGTCCTGAAGGCTATCTGATCAATGGCGGGAAGATCGGACGGATCGGCCATGACGAGGAACAGCCGCCGGTTCTCCAGTCTGAGGGGGACCACCTGGTACTGCTCCACCACCTCCAACGGCACCGCCTCTATAATGGCAGGGGAGATGTTCATCAGCTCGTCCGGGTCGACGCAGGGGACCCGCAACTTCTCACTCAGGACCCTCGCCAGTTCCTCCTCGTCGATGCATCCCATCTCGACAAGGTTCGTTCCGAGCCGTCCTCCGAAGATGACCTGGCTCCTCAAAGCCTCATCAAGCTGGTCCGGCGTGATCCGGCCTGTCTTGACCAGCATTTCTCCAAGTCTAAGCGCCATACGGTGCGTTTACCTCCTGATTCTGAGCGCCTTCGCGACGCGTCATGATAGAGAGCCGCGGATCAGTGAGCCAATGGCGCCAGCGGGGCCGCGGGCGCATGGGGAGCCGCGGGGGCCATCGGCGCCAGAGGGAGAGCCGGTGCCCGCGGAGAAGGCGGTTCATGGGAAGCCGGCGCAAGACCTTCGCCAATGAGGTCCCTGCCTCCCCCGCGGGGGAGGGGCCAGCCGCCACCAACCGCTCCGCCGTCATTACCCCGGGGGGAAAAGACTTCCCCTTCCCCGGCCGGTGCAGACCGCTCCACACCGATCATGGCGCCGTCCACCACAACGACTGCCAAAGCACAGAGGCAAAAGCCGAGATAGAGATTTCTCACCACCAGATTGCCGCGGCCCGCCAGATTGTAGGCCAGGGAGAAGAGGGCCGGTATAAGCGCCATCTCAACTCCGTAGATCCAGGCGTGGATCGTCATCCCATGCCGGAGCAGCCCCAGCAGGGCACAGCCAAGCACAACGACGCAGAATACACAATTCGGGACCGAGCGAAAAAAGCTCCCGGCCGGCGAGGAAAGGCCCCGATCATCCCCCTGCACGCGATGGCCGGCCGCCATCTCTCCCGATGCACGCATTTCATGATATGAAACGATTGACCGATGGGCCTCGATGACGAGGCGCAGCCGTTCCTCGGCTCGCCGCTGCATGATGGGGTCGGCGGAGAACCGGTCGGGATGCCACGCTGCAACCTGGTCGCGAAAGGCACGTTTTACCTCCGCGGGACTCGCGCCCGGCTTCAACTGCAACAGATCAAAGGCACGTTGCACATCGTTCATGGCACACTAACCATCCCCACCTCAACGAGCGAAAAACTCCCGTTCACAGGCAAGCAAATTACGAGCCAGCGAGAAAGCACTTTTCGCTCCGCGCATCCGGTGACATCTCCCAAAAGTGCTGTACTATTACTATACAACATTATTGCCGCCAGCCAGTAAGGTCACGGATCGGGAAACGCCACGAACCATCATTGCTCCTGGCACTGTGTGGCTGACATGGCCAGGCGGCGGAAGAGGAGGAGACATGACAGGACGTGAGATTGAAAAGGAAATTCGCGACGGGAGGAAGGCTGACCAACCGTTTATCAAGTGGTGCCGGAAGGAGAACGACTTTGTCGACTAC contains the following coding sequences:
- a CDS encoding OB-fold nucleic acid binding domain-containing protein, which translates into the protein MNKALSISALALALSLPLGAHAFGPGASSMGGATAPAGVPLAGKVAETMASGGYTYLLLERDGKKTWAAIPETPVEVGREITLKPGMEMKNFASKALKRTFESIYFSEGLASAVESTAGKSSPGSKGVVVAPAEQVKVEKAASPNAHTIAETYEQRGSLDGKPVAVRGKVMRVSAGIMGKNWVHLQDGSGDAKKGTNDLTVTTQDLPAVGDVVTATGTLRKDKDFGGGYRYQVIIEEGTVKR
- a CDS encoding general secretion pathway protein GspE — protein: MALRLGEMLVKTGRITPDQLDEALRSQVIFGGRLGTNLVEMGCIDEEELARVLSEKLRVPCVDPDELMNISPAIIEAVPLEVVEQYQVVPLRLENRRLFLVMADPSDLPAIDQIAFRTGHVIVPLVAPEIRLLMALEKYYGIKRELRYLPVSKGLGGRRVCSYQPKPADAAIAAPREVVDFSTLPAEGEEFFPWGEGGYDATRIEAAKRHTIDTLSRELVDAPDRDAVARAILNYVGQEFGRAALLLVTRDAVAGWMALDGGNPVPRFDELRIGLDEPSVMLSVTKARVLYHGPVAGTPANLRLLKALGGDKPEGMILVPLVMNKRVVAILCAVGGVELLGARQESLQVVARKGVLAFEVLILKNKILMT
- a CDS encoding J domain-containing protein, with product MNDVQRAFDLLQLKPGASPAEVKRAFRDQVAAWHPDRFSADPIMQRRAEERLRLVIEAHRSIVSYHEMRASGEMAAGHRVQGDDRGLSSPAGSFFRSVPNCVFCVVVLGCALLGLLRHGMTIHAWIYGVEMALIPALFSLAYNLAGRGNLVVRNLYLGFCLCALAVVVVDGAMIGVERSAPAGEGEVFSPRGNDGGAVGGGWPLPRGGGRDLIGEGLAPASHEPPSPRAPALPLAPMAPAAPHAPAAPLAPLAH